Proteins co-encoded in one Paracrocinitomix mangrovi genomic window:
- a CDS encoding murein L,D-transpeptidase catalytic domain family protein, whose translation MPALLTLVSISSFGYTPPGSGQPSVSELLQQDSIVQKAKADFETYAEYVYTAIDEPDLSYEAFRQGLIGYHNLEKRGEIERLDTLTIIDFSKPSSEPRMFIIDLCHQKVFHKSLCSHGVNSGRLYPKSFSNENNSHKSSIGFYVTTSTYSGKFDLALRLKGMEYSNSHASSRGVVMHGADYASYEFLDKNDCQLGRSYGCPALPHKDFDQVVSWIKEGSCLFIYYPSKSYKKYSKYLSRKDYLVDFVEY comes from the coding sequence TTGCCAGCCCTTTTGACCCTTGTATCAATTAGTTCGTTTGGTTACACTCCTCCGGGAAGTGGGCAACCATCTGTTAGTGAACTATTGCAACAAGATTCTATTGTACAAAAGGCAAAGGCAGATTTTGAAACATATGCTGAGTATGTCTATACGGCTATTGATGAACCAGATCTAAGCTATGAGGCATTCAGGCAAGGTTTAATTGGTTATCACAATCTTGAAAAAAGAGGTGAGATAGAGAGGTTAGACACTTTAACAATCATTGATTTTAGTAAACCTTCAAGCGAACCAAGAATGTTTATTATCGATTTGTGTCACCAAAAAGTTTTTCATAAATCTCTTTGTTCTCACGGAGTAAATTCAGGACGATTGTATCCTAAATCATTCTCAAACGAAAACAATTCTCACAAGAGTTCAATTGGCTTTTATGTTACTACCAGTACTTATTCAGGTAAGTTTGATTTGGCATTGAGATTAAAAGGAATGGAATATTCAAATTCTCATGCTAGTAGTAGAGGTGTTGTTATGCACGGAGCAGATTATGCTTCTTATGAATTTCTTGATAAAAATGATTGTCAACTAGGTAGATCATATGGATGTCCGGCTTTACCTCACAAAGATTTTGATCAGGTTGTCAGTTGGATAAAAGAAGGAAGCTGTTTGTTTATCTATTATCCAAGTAAAAGCTACAAGAAATACTCAAAGTACTTGAGTAGAAAAGATTATCTGGTAGACTTTGTTGAATACTAG
- a CDS encoding T9SS type A sorting domain-containing protein, producing MSNFGRHIMAIAIILNLSISLAQSDSLIYRTDLNEFMDPPSYSAEDGKEYNSPEFFNHPDFGKLTFKAPINRNVVEVLEKRTIDERFYIDLDDPTFFYIEKAAMPINMFVDGKWRAIDPSLHAKSGGVFSSGIQPVQTMINTVDGFTQFSYQNKTITNNQFELKIVHLDNSEETLQANWSQVYMTNFSAYVTDIFPQIDLRLKFGQSEIKSEFIIKQNLNVKTLIFIDHLELEGNLEASIKEHEQLYVDMLEIKDSETHEVEMIAKPARTFDLLQAKDAWYSDMEIHGEDLYIICDSAHLNSNAYTYPITVDPTFVAVGPVASGFGLIGSLLSPSFCSSNLVVNFPGGSTPWDTQIYFDVYTDYCVGNGFSCWMSEAQVWINSSCGGASPVGSPGIIWTCLGCSTPGDWTPTVPFNSSGTQSLVQCYSPSCSNQNLTFTINLNRSWCNSWGAYDVCNWGTAWCQALDQWSVTVQGKSVETLGNTVTGNGSANIYDSDCAGTQTLDPTPLYGVGPYTYNWSTGGSGATEIVPGTVGTYTCNVTDACGTTVTATFDIGCPLFENLISFDGKKIDDFVLLEWSIKDEIDITEYILEKSNDGEEWREIGKVEAKNKGAKSEYNFTDVTPNIGVNYYRIIQVKENLEPEYSEVISVNFKNDLEIYPNPANDKVNFIITEGTVANSYIIIEDAKGNRIETIVVESKQTELELNNYAQGIYLVKLYKNDILLEVQRLIKD from the coding sequence ATGAGTAATTTTGGTAGGCATATAATGGCTATCGCGATCATATTAAATCTGTCCATTTCATTGGCGCAGAGCGATTCTCTAATTTATAGAACTGATTTGAACGAATTTATGGATCCCCCTTCTTATAGTGCAGAAGATGGCAAAGAATACAATTCTCCTGAATTTTTCAATCATCCTGACTTTGGTAAGTTAACATTCAAGGCCCCAATTAATAGAAATGTTGTTGAAGTTTTGGAAAAAAGAACAATAGATGAAAGGTTTTATATTGATTTAGATGATCCTACCTTTTTTTATATTGAAAAAGCAGCCATGCCTATTAATATGTTTGTTGACGGTAAATGGCGAGCTATTGATCCAAGTTTACATGCCAAATCCGGAGGTGTTTTTAGTTCAGGCATTCAACCGGTTCAAACTATGATTAACACAGTTGATGGCTTCACTCAATTTAGCTATCAAAACAAAACCATCACTAATAATCAATTTGAACTTAAAATCGTTCATTTAGACAATAGTGAAGAAACGCTACAAGCAAATTGGTCACAAGTGTATATGACCAATTTTAGTGCTTATGTAACTGATATTTTTCCGCAAATAGATTTAAGACTGAAATTTGGACAATCTGAGATAAAATCAGAATTTATAATCAAACAAAATTTAAATGTAAAAACACTGATTTTTATAGATCATCTTGAATTAGAGGGCAACTTGGAAGCAAGTATTAAAGAGCATGAGCAGCTATATGTCGACATGCTAGAAATAAAAGATTCTGAAACCCATGAAGTTGAGATGATTGCAAAACCTGCAAGAACCTTTGATCTACTTCAAGCTAAAGATGCCTGGTACAGCGATATGGAAATTCATGGTGAAGATTTATATATCATCTGTGATTCGGCTCATCTAAATAGTAACGCTTACACCTATCCTATTACGGTAGATCCTACTTTTGTTGCTGTGGGTCCAGTTGCTTCAGGTTTTGGATTAATCGGTTCCTTATTATCGCCATCTTTTTGCAGCTCAAATTTGGTTGTCAACTTCCCAGGCGGATCTACTCCTTGGGATACCCAGATATATTTTGATGTTTATACAGATTACTGCGTTGGAAATGGATTTAGCTGTTGGATGTCGGAGGCTCAAGTTTGGATAAATAGCAGTTGTGGAGGGGCATCTCCGGTAGGTTCACCAGGAATAATATGGACCTGTCTAGGATGTAGTACACCTGGTGACTGGACGCCAACCGTACCATTTAACAGTAGCGGAACTCAATCATTAGTGCAATGTTATTCTCCTTCATGTAGTAATCAAAATTTAACTTTTACCATCAACTTAAACAGATCATGGTGTAATTCATGGGGGGCATATGATGTTTGTAATTGGGGAACTGCCTGGTGTCAGGCTTTGGATCAATGGAGTGTAACAGTGCAAGGAAAATCAGTTGAAACCTTAGGTAACACGGTAACTGGAAACGGCTCTGCCAATATATATGATTCAGATTGCGCAGGTACACAAACACTTGACCCTACTCCTCTATATGGTGTTGGGCCTTATACATACAACTGGAGTACCGGAGGAAGCGGTGCCACAGAAATTGTTCCGGGAACAGTTGGAACTTATACTTGCAATGTTACTGATGCCTGCGGCACAACGGTAACTGCAACATTTGATATTGGTTGTCCGCTATTTGAAAATTTGATTTCTTTTGATGGTAAAAAAATTGATGACTTTGTGCTATTAGAATGGAGTATTAAAGACGAAATCGATATTACTGAATACATTTTAGAAAAATCAAATGATGGGGAAGAATGGAGAGAAATTGGAAAAGTTGAGGCCAAAAACAAAGGTGCCAAATCTGAATATAATTTCACAGATGTTACTCCAAACATAGGAGTTAATTATTACAGAATTATCCAAGTCAAGGAGAATCTGGAACCTGAGTATTCAGAAGTAATCAGTGTTAATTTTAAAAATGACCTTGAAATCTATCCTAATCCTGCCAATGATAAAGTAAACTTTATTATCACTGAAGGAACTGTAGCTAACAGCTACATTATTATTGAGGATGCAAAAGGAAATAGAATTGAAACTATTGTTGTTGAATCAAAACAAACTGAACTTGAACTGAATAATTATGCTCAGGGAATTTACCTTGTTAAGTTATACAAGAATGACATTTTATTGGAAGTTCAACGATTGATTAAAGACTAG
- a CDS encoding diaminopimelate epimerase — translation MIEFYKFHGAGNDFILIDNRSLQFNGDKVAFAQKWCSRRFGVGSDGIIFIENQEGVDFNMDFYNPDGSQSFCGNGSRCAVAFAKLIGVGDGNFTFKAIDGIHQSKFKDNLYHILMSDVNGIEKIGNDYFMHTGSPHYISYCGSSDQRDIVEFGREIRYSDKYKAAGTNVNLVKFISDNKIDLRTYERGVEDETFACGTGATAAALVSAFVKQLNDGEIAVKVKGGDLKVQFERNNDTFKNVWLIGPAQFVFKGIIND, via the coding sequence ATGATTGAGTTTTACAAGTTTCACGGAGCCGGAAATGACTTTATTTTAATTGATAATCGATCACTTCAATTTAATGGAGATAAGGTTGCATTTGCTCAAAAATGGTGCAGTAGAAGATTTGGAGTAGGTTCAGATGGAATCATCTTTATTGAAAATCAAGAAGGTGTGGATTTTAATATGGATTTTTACAATCCTGATGGAAGTCAAAGTTTTTGTGGTAATGGTTCAAGATGTGCTGTAGCTTTTGCAAAGTTGATTGGAGTTGGGGATGGTAATTTCACTTTTAAAGCAATAGATGGAATACATCAATCAAAATTCAAAGATAATTTATATCACATTTTGATGTCTGATGTAAACGGCATTGAAAAAATTGGAAATGATTATTTCATGCATACCGGCTCACCTCATTATATATCTTATTGTGGATCAAGTGATCAAAGAGATATTGTTGAATTTGGAAGGGAAATTCGTTATTCAGATAAATATAAAGCTGCCGGAACAAACGTAAATCTTGTTAAATTTATCAGTGATAATAAAATTGATTTACGCACCTATGAACGAGGTGTAGAAGATGAAACTTTTGCTTGTGGAACCGGTGCAACTGCTGCTGCTTTAGTGTCTGCATTTGTTAAACAATTGAATGACGGTGAAATTGCTGTAAAAGTTAAAGGTGGAGATTTAAAAGTGCAGTTTGAAAGGAACAATGATACCTTCAAAAACGTTTGGTTAATTGGTCCGGCACAATTTGTTTTTAAAGGAATCATTAATGACTAA
- a CDS encoding GNAT family N-acetyltransferase: MLSGNKIRLRAVEPWDVDKILEWENDRKNWRVSNTMVPFSKELIMRYIENAQDIYTAKQIRLIMTLQDKLTAVGAIDLFDYEPHHQRAGVGILVEKEYRAQGFASEALEIIEEYALNVIGIRNLYCNILEDNEQSIRLFEKAGYVQVGRKIKWFNDHIDWLDELMYQKVLV; this comes from the coding sequence ATGTTGAGCGGTAACAAAATAAGATTACGCGCAGTTGAGCCATGGGATGTAGATAAAATCCTGGAATGGGAAAACGATCGCAAAAACTGGCGTGTTAGCAATACCATGGTTCCTTTTTCAAAAGAATTAATCATGCGTTATATTGAAAATGCGCAAGATATTTATACTGCCAAACAAATACGTCTTATCATGACTTTGCAGGATAAGTTGACAGCTGTAGGTGCAATTGATCTTTTTGATTATGAACCGCATCACCAAAGAGCGGGAGTAGGGATTCTGGTAGAAAAGGAATACAGAGCACAGGGGTTTGCTTCTGAAGCATTAGAGATTATTGAAGAATATGCCCTTAATGTGATTGGAATTAGAAACTTGTATTGTAATATTTTAGAAGATAATGAACAAAGCATTCGCTTATTTGAAAAAGCCGGTTACGTTCAAGTTGGTAGAAAAATTAAATGGTTCAATGATCATATAGATTGGTTGGATGAATTGATGTATCAAAAAGTATTAGTGTGA
- the mltG gene encoding endolytic transglycosylase MltG has protein sequence MIKKIVLIGGLIVIVLGVIFGLPLYNLHYSKIDGSEDQIIYIPTGSSLADVAAIIDETGVIEESTFLDYAGKLDFTDEKVEPGKYQITGGMKVKELVYALKNGNQEIKDTRITFSFCRDVYEMAGEVAPAIEADSAEIADYIMSSETISKYGFKEETICAMFLPDTYEVGEWDMSAEEFVQFMADQFKEFWSNEGEGRGNKLKELNLSQSQVSTLASILEAEQGLVTDEWPKIAGLYLNRVKDGWKLQSDPTAKFCWGDSLKGVQRLLDEHMKKDCPYNTYIYPGLPPGPIRIPSKKAIDAVLNAEKHNYYYMCAAPNNTGLHNFAETYSQHMANARLWWKYADERGY, from the coding sequence GTGATTAAAAAAATCGTTTTAATAGGAGGGTTAATTGTTATTGTTTTAGGAGTGATTTTTGGGCTTCCTCTTTACAATTTACACTATTCAAAAATTGATGGTTCAGAAGACCAAATCATATATATTCCAACAGGTAGTAGTTTGGCAGATGTAGCAGCTATTATTGATGAAACGGGAGTTATAGAAGAATCTACTTTTTTAGATTACGCGGGTAAATTAGATTTTACAGATGAGAAAGTAGAGCCCGGTAAATATCAGATTACCGGCGGAATGAAAGTGAAGGAGTTAGTGTATGCATTGAAAAATGGGAACCAGGAAATAAAAGATACTCGTATTACATTCAGTTTTTGTAGAGATGTATATGAAATGGCCGGTGAAGTAGCACCTGCTATTGAGGCTGATTCTGCCGAAATTGCGGATTACATAATGAGCTCAGAAACAATTTCAAAATATGGTTTTAAAGAAGAAACCATTTGCGCCATGTTTTTACCTGATACCTATGAGGTTGGCGAATGGGATATGTCCGCAGAAGAATTTGTTCAATTCATGGCTGATCAATTCAAAGAATTCTGGAGTAATGAAGGTGAGGGGAGAGGAAACAAGTTAAAAGAGCTTAATCTAAGTCAATCTCAAGTTTCAACTTTGGCGTCAATTTTAGAAGCGGAGCAAGGTTTAGTAACTGATGAATGGCCAAAAATAGCAGGTCTTTACTTAAACAGGGTGAAAGACGGATGGAAATTGCAGTCTGATCCAACAGCAAAATTTTGTTGGGGAGATTCGTTAAAAGGTGTTCAAAGATTGTTGGACGAGCACATGAAAAAAGATTGCCCATACAACACATATATCTATCCGGGACTTCCTCCGGGGCCAATAAGAATTCCTAGTAAAAAAGCCATAGATGCGGTTTTAAATGCAGAAAAGCATAATTACTACTATATGTGTGCGGCACCAAACAATACCGGATTACACAATTTTGCCGAAACCTATTCTCAACACATGGCCAATGCAAGGTTGTGGTGGAAATATGCAGATGAAAGAGGGTATTAG
- a CDS encoding dipeptidyl peptidase 3, whose product MKSIKKVLPIFLMSTTILTACGGSGDSSGSDGKDTIAIDKTPLETGVIDRFADVQVLQYDIPGFYELSLDQQKLVYYLYEAGLAGRDIIWDQNYRHNLAIRNCLEHIVENYEGDKSGEEWNNFMVYTKRVWFSNGIHHHYSMDKFLPKFSREYFDQLIADSGAELDVAIRDIMFDPKADKKRVSLDDSKDLILNSATNFYGENVTQADVDGFYAEKMANAGAHPVEFGLNSQLVKNDDGTVEERVWKVGGMYNDAIVEVVKWLELAKGVAENEEQGKALGLLIEYYQTGDLQKWVDYNITWSQATEGDIDYIQGFVEVYGDPVGMRGSYESIVQINDFEASDRMAVLAENAQWFEDNSSIMDEHKKADVVGVSYKVVNVAGESGDSSPSTPIGVNLPNNNWIRAEHGSKSVSLGNIVEAYNNVGGEGILTEFAHDQEEIDRTIAHGKIGSKMHTAMHEVIGHASGKINEGIGTPKETLKNYASTLEEARADLVALYFLLDEKLVELGLIESTEVGKAEYDDYIRNGLMVQLRRLEPGADIEEAHMRNRQLVAAWAFEKGQKENVIEKVKRDGKTYFEIHDYEKLRVIFGDLLREIQRIKSEGDFAAGKALVEDYGVKVDQAIHKEVLDRVATLDIAPYNGFVNPVITPIKDENGEIVGFELKQPESFEAQMLSYSKQYGHLAK is encoded by the coding sequence ATGAAATCTATAAAGAAAGTACTACCCATTTTTTTAATGTCTACTACCATTTTAACTGCGTGTGGAGGATCAGGTGATTCTTCTGGTTCAGATGGAAAAGACACAATCGCAATTGACAAAACGCCATTAGAAACTGGCGTAATTGATCGTTTTGCTGACGTTCAAGTATTGCAATATGATATTCCAGGTTTTTATGAATTGAGCTTGGACCAACAAAAATTGGTGTACTACTTATACGAAGCAGGATTAGCCGGAAGAGATATTATCTGGGATCAAAACTACCGTCATAATTTGGCGATTAGAAATTGTCTAGAGCATATCGTAGAAAATTATGAAGGTGATAAGTCAGGTGAAGAATGGAACAACTTTATGGTTTATACAAAAAGAGTTTGGTTTTCAAACGGAATTCACCATCATTACTCAATGGACAAGTTCCTTCCTAAATTCTCAAGAGAATATTTTGATCAATTAATTGCAGATTCAGGTGCTGAATTAGATGTAGCTATCAGAGACATCATGTTTGATCCAAAAGCGGATAAGAAAAGAGTAAGTCTTGATGACTCAAAAGATCTTATTTTAAATTCTGCTACTAACTTTTATGGAGAAAATGTTACGCAGGCAGATGTTGACGGATTCTATGCTGAGAAGATGGCAAATGCCGGAGCTCATCCAGTTGAATTTGGATTAAATTCTCAATTGGTTAAAAATGATGACGGAACTGTTGAGGAGCGTGTTTGGAAAGTTGGTGGAATGTACAATGATGCCATAGTAGAAGTGGTAAAATGGTTAGAACTAGCCAAAGGGGTTGCTGAAAATGAAGAACAAGGAAAAGCGCTTGGATTATTGATCGAGTATTATCAAACTGGAGATTTGCAAAAATGGGTTGATTATAATATCACCTGGTCACAAGCTACTGAAGGTGATATTGACTATATCCAAGGATTTGTTGAAGTATACGGAGATCCTGTAGGAATGAGAGGATCCTATGAATCTATTGTTCAGATCAATGATTTTGAAGCTTCAGACAGAATGGCTGTTTTAGCAGAAAATGCACAGTGGTTTGAAGACAATTCATCAATAATGGATGAGCACAAAAAAGCAGATGTAGTTGGAGTTTCATACAAAGTTGTAAACGTTGCTGGTGAATCAGGAGATTCATCTCCTTCAACACCGATTGGAGTTAACCTTCCAAATAACAACTGGATCAGAGCTGAACATGGTTCAAAATCTGTAAGCTTAGGTAATATAGTTGAAGCATACAACAATGTTGGAGGCGAAGGAATTTTAACTGAATTTGCACACGATCAAGAAGAAATTGACAGAACAATTGCTCACGGTAAAATAGGTTCAAAAATGCATACTGCTATGCACGAAGTTATTGGACACGCTTCAGGAAAAATCAATGAAGGAATTGGAACACCAAAAGAAACTTTAAAGAACTACGCTTCTACCTTAGAAGAAGCCCGAGCTGATTTGGTTGCACTTTATTTCTTATTAGACGAGAAATTAGTTGAATTGGGATTAATTGAATCTACAGAAGTTGGTAAAGCAGAATATGATGATTATATCAGAAATGGTTTAATGGTTCAATTAAGAAGATTGGAACCTGGTGCAGACATTGAAGAGGCGCATATGAGAAACCGTCAATTAGTTGCTGCATGGGCTTTTGAAAAAGGTCAAAAAGAAAACGTTATTGAGAAAGTAAAACGTGACGGTAAAACTTATTTTGAAATTCACGATTACGAAAAACTGAGAGTGATTTTTGGTGATTTATTGAGAGAAATCCAACGCATTAAATCAGAGGGTGACTTTGCTGCAGGAAAAGCATTGGTTGAAGATTACGGGGTAAAAGTAGATCAAGCTATTCATAAAGAAGTACTAGATAGAGTTGCAACTTTGGATATTGCTCCTTATAATGGATTTGTTAATCCTGTAATTACTCCTATTAAAGATGAAAATGGAGAAATTGTTGGATTTGAATTAAAACAACCAGAGAGCTTTGAGGCTCAAATGTTAAGTTACTCAAAACAATACGGCCATTTGGCAAAATAA
- a CDS encoding T9SS type A sorting domain-containing protein: MLKSITTTFLFAISIVSNAQFGFERIDTINVINGTAQTMPWAGGIDFPQFSNIDLNWDGVEDLFIFDRTCDKVLTFLHTGAPNSTQYVYAPEYESLFPKMQNWCLLVDYNCDGKKDIYTHTIGGGRVFKNIGNSGTGHQFELAKANLKAWLWGSEGYMYISSVDLPAILDIDGDSDIDILSFGVSGQTIEYHKNLSMEMYGTCDSIYYETKNLCWGRFRESSSTNTVTLYDTLTYPCNGSITNEEFVVPQLKSAKHAGSTIMALDMNDNGVMDIVLGDIAYPNMTLLMNEGTAPNQNSGMMSQDPAFPSNSIPVNIDIHPGGFHVDVNNDGKRDFIAAPNSKVGSENRESVWYYQNTGTDLAPVFEHVYYDFLQQDMIEVGSGSLPVYFDHNGDGLKDLLVSQHGRYDSVSNSLTSHIYYYQNTGTQASPEFTFVTEDYQNIAQMGLGNNLVFYPAFGDLDGDGDEDMILGEYTGYLYFLENTGGAGNPAIFNTFIIVNDNTANPIFEGTHAYPTLVDIDRDNDLDLILGKRNGKLSFYENTGNSSNHIFTQVTTELGMVDVSEYWTTEGHSVPQFIDIDNEYHLILGSKVGSLHYYDNIDGNLAGSWNLVDSTLEDINIGTYSAPAIYDLTSDNRVEMILGNQRGGLGLYKSAPLTDVGFKEEVLNDIKVYPNPTNGQLTIDLGTMPYEQLSKTTLQLRDLSGRMILEVNPKQYQTTLSLDQFAQGTYLLTVINGSGKFTKKILLQ, from the coding sequence ATGTTAAAATCAATTACTACTACTTTTTTATTCGCTATTTCAATCGTGTCTAATGCCCAATTTGGCTTTGAGAGAATTGACACAATAAATGTTATCAATGGAACTGCACAGACAATGCCCTGGGCAGGAGGAATTGATTTTCCTCAATTCTCCAATATTGATTTAAACTGGGATGGGGTAGAGGATTTATTCATTTTTGATAGAACTTGTGATAAAGTGCTAACTTTTTTACACACTGGTGCACCCAATTCAACTCAATATGTTTATGCTCCGGAGTACGAATCTTTGTTTCCAAAAATGCAGAACTGGTGCTTATTGGTAGATTATAATTGTGATGGAAAGAAAGATATTTACACACACACAATTGGAGGAGGAAGAGTATTTAAAAATATTGGTAATTCAGGAACAGGTCACCAGTTTGAATTGGCTAAAGCAAATTTAAAAGCTTGGCTTTGGGGAAGCGAAGGTTATATGTATATTTCTTCGGTTGATTTACCTGCTATTTTAGACATTGATGGTGATTCGGATATTGACATTTTAAGTTTTGGGGTTAGTGGTCAAACCATTGAATATCACAAAAACTTGAGTATGGAAATGTATGGTACTTGTGACTCTATCTACTACGAAACTAAAAATTTATGCTGGGGAAGATTTAGAGAAAGTTCTTCTACTAATACTGTTACGCTTTATGATACCCTGACATATCCTTGCAATGGTTCAATTACTAATGAAGAGTTTGTTGTTCCTCAATTAAAAAGTGCAAAACATGCCGGTTCTACAATTATGGCTTTGGATATGAATGATAATGGTGTGATGGATATCGTTTTAGGAGATATTGCCTATCCAAATATGACCTTATTAATGAATGAGGGTACAGCACCAAATCAAAATTCAGGAATGATGTCTCAAGATCCGGCTTTTCCTTCAAATTCAATTCCTGTTAATATAGACATTCACCCCGGTGGATTTCATGTAGATGTGAATAATGATGGCAAAAGAGATTTCATTGCTGCGCCTAATTCAAAAGTAGGTTCTGAAAACAGAGAGAGTGTTTGGTACTATCAAAATACAGGGACAGATTTAGCACCTGTTTTTGAACATGTTTATTATGATTTTCTGCAACAAGATATGATAGAAGTTGGTTCGGGTAGTTTACCTGTTTATTTTGATCACAATGGGGATGGTTTAAAAGATCTTTTAGTGTCACAACATGGAAGATACGATTCAGTTAGTAATAGCTTGACTTCGCACATTTATTATTATCAAAATACAGGAACTCAGGCTTCACCTGAATTTACTTTTGTAACAGAGGATTATCAGAACATTGCTCAAATGGGCTTAGGGAACAATCTTGTATTTTACCCTGCTTTTGGAGATTTAGATGGTGATGGAGATGAGGATATGATTTTGGGCGAATACACGGGGTATTTGTACTTCTTAGAAAATACAGGTGGTGCGGGAAATCCGGCAATATTTAACACATTCATTATTGTTAATGATAATACGGCCAATCCTATCTTTGAAGGCACGCATGCATACCCAACTTTGGTTGACATTGATAGAGACAATGATCTTGATTTGATTTTAGGTAAAAGAAATGGTAAATTATCTTTCTATGAAAATACCGGAAATTCTTCAAATCACATCTTCACACAAGTTACTACTGAATTGGGAATGGTAGATGTATCCGAATACTGGACAACAGAAGGACATTCAGTTCCACAGTTTATTGATATTGATAATGAATATCACCTGATATTAGGCTCAAAAGTTGGATCATTACATTACTACGATAACATTGATGGTAATTTGGCCGGTAGCTGGAATTTAGTTGATTCAACTTTGGAAGATATTAATATTGGAACGTACAGTGCTCCTGCCATTTATGATTTAACCAGCGATAATAGGGTAGAGATGATACTTGGAAATCAAAGAGGTGGACTAGGACTTTATAAGTCTGCTCCATTAACTGATGTAGGTTTCAAAGAAGAAGTTTTAAATGACATTAAGGTTTATCCAAATCCTACTAATGGTCAGCTTACAATTGATCTTGGAACAATGCCTTATGAGCAGTTGAGTAAAACAACTTTACAGCTGAGAGACCTAAGTGGTAGGATGATTCTTGAGGTGAATCCTAAACAATATCAAACTACACTTAGCCTTGATCAATTTGCTCAAGGAACATATTTATTGACCGTAATTAACGGATCAGGAAAATTTACTAAGAAAATCTTACTCCAATAA
- a CDS encoding arginase: protein MPTIKIIENSSELGAGTRGAGLGIGALKVAAQNKKSTYFTQYERFELENENDLLHIPSDFDWGKYIDGILRIYQQTADVVAHVLGEGDFPLVLAGDHSSAGGTIAGIKKQFPNKRLGVVWIDAHADLHSPYTSPSGNVHGMPLATALAMDNKECQRNEPQIETKENWEALKNLSAAAPNVKPEDLVFIAVRDTEKPEDELMARNNITNHTVEEVRQKGVDAIAALVKDQLKDCDMVYISFDVDSMDCDIVSRGTGTPVENGLTPEEAAAFMNIFANWNKVNCIEVVEVNPCLDDKINKMAETTFDIIEEFTKILENRIQ from the coding sequence ATGCCGACAATTAAAATTATTGAAAACTCTTCTGAACTGGGAGCTGGAACAAGAGGAGCAGGTTTAGGAATTGGTGCTTTAAAAGTAGCAGCACAAAATAAAAAATCGACATATTTCACTCAATATGAGAGATTTGAATTAGAGAATGAGAACGATTTATTACACATTCCTTCAGATTTTGATTGGGGTAAATACATAGATGGGATACTTAGAATTTATCAGCAGACAGCAGATGTAGTGGCTCATGTGTTAGGTGAAGGTGATTTCCCTTTGGTGTTGGCAGGAGATCATTCCAGTGCAGGAGGAACAATTGCAGGTATTAAAAAACAGTTTCCTAACAAACGTTTAGGTGTTGTTTGGATTGATGCGCATGCTGATTTACACTCGCCGTATACTTCACCTTCAGGTAATGTTCACGGTATGCCTTTGGCCACTGCACTTGCTATGGACAATAAAGAGTGTCAAAGAAATGAACCGCAAATTGAGACAAAAGAAAACTGGGAAGCTTTAAAAAATCTTTCAGCTGCCGCTCCAAATGTAAAGCCGGAGGATCTTGTGTTTATTGCAGTTAGAGATACAGAAAAGCCTGAAGACGAATTGATGGCTAGAAACAATATTACAAATCATACAGTTGAAGAAGTCAGGCAAAAAGGAGTTGATGCCATTGCAGCGCTGGTGAAAGATCAATTAAAAGATTGTGATATGGTTTACATCTCTTTTGATGTTGATTCTATGGATTGTGACATTGTATCTCGCGGTACAGGAACACCGGTTGAAAATGGATTAACTCCTGAAGAAGCAGCAGCTTTTATGAACATTTTTGCCAATTGGAACAAAGTTAATTGCATTGAGGTAGTGGAGGTCAATCCATGCCTGGATGACAAGATTAACAAGATGGCTGAAACAACATTTGATATAATAGAAGAATTTACCAAAATACTTGAAAACAGAATTCAATGA